From Actinomycetes bacterium, a single genomic window includes:
- a CDS encoding cytosine permease, with amino-acid sequence MQTVEGQGTSQPQSDRVWSIETNGINAISDSERHGRPVELFWVWCAANISILGVTYGTYLVTFYGLNLPQALLAGTLGAVLSFLLVGYVSLAGKLGGAPTLVLSRAAFGVVGNAIPTLISYISLVGWETILVALATLAADTLLGRLGVETGTATLAISFVIIAAVTIAVGLLGHATIVRIQTWFTWAFAALTVVFMILQLPEIDWGKVTSLPSGDLWSGFVGGMSVVMAGLGIGWVNAAADYSRYLPRSSSSRSVVWWTTFGASVAPVLLIAFGVLLAANNADLASSSNPIGDLAEPLPTWFLVPYLLVAVGGLVGGALLDIYSSGLNLLTLGVRLERYKSVAIDGILMVIGCVYILFRANDFVTPFIGFLVTLGVPLAAWAAIFLVDVWTIRRRVGYDERDLYDPNGRHGAFNPAGIGAFLVATFVGLGLVNSTSPVFSWVGYLLRFVGGRDGALGGSSIGLFVGFVVAGILYAVLSPLAARSRRSAAATPR; translated from the coding sequence ATGCAGACGGTCGAGGGACAGGGCACCAGCCAGCCGCAGAGCGACCGCGTCTGGAGTATCGAGACCAACGGGATCAACGCCATCTCCGACAGCGAGCGTCACGGCCGGCCCGTCGAGCTGTTCTGGGTCTGGTGCGCCGCCAACATCAGCATCCTCGGGGTCACCTACGGGACCTACCTGGTCACCTTCTACGGCCTCAACCTGCCGCAGGCGCTGCTCGCAGGCACCCTCGGTGCGGTCCTGTCGTTCCTGCTGGTCGGCTACGTCAGCCTGGCCGGCAAGCTCGGCGGCGCGCCCACCCTGGTGCTGTCCCGGGCGGCGTTCGGGGTCGTCGGCAACGCCATCCCCACGCTCATCAGCTACATCTCGCTGGTCGGCTGGGAAACGATCCTGGTCGCCCTGGCCACCCTGGCCGCCGACACCCTGCTCGGCCGGCTCGGGGTCGAGACCGGGACCGCCACCCTGGCGATCTCGTTCGTGATCATCGCGGCCGTCACCATCGCCGTCGGCCTGCTCGGCCACGCCACGATCGTGCGCATCCAGACCTGGTTCACCTGGGCGTTCGCCGCGCTCACGGTGGTGTTCATGATCCTCCAGCTCCCCGAGATCGACTGGGGCAAGGTGACCTCCCTGCCCTCGGGCGACCTGTGGTCGGGGTTCGTGGGCGGGATGTCGGTGGTGATGGCCGGCCTCGGCATCGGCTGGGTCAACGCCGCCGCCGACTACAGCCGCTACCTGCCCCGGTCGTCGAGCTCCCGGTCGGTGGTGTGGTGGACCACCTTCGGCGCCAGCGTCGCGCCGGTGCTGCTGATCGCGTTCGGAGTGCTGCTCGCGGCCAACAACGCCGACCTGGCCAGCTCCTCCAACCCCATCGGCGACCTGGCCGAGCCCCTGCCGACCTGGTTCCTCGTGCCCTACCTGCTGGTCGCGGTGGGCGGGCTGGTCGGCGGCGCCCTGCTCGACATCTACTCCAGCGGGCTCAACCTGCTCACCCTCGGCGTGCGGCTCGAGCGCTACAAGTCGGTGGCCATCGACGGCATCCTCATGGTCATTGGCTGCGTCTACATCCTGTTCCGGGCCAACGACTTCGTCACCCCGTTCATCGGGTTCCTGGTCACCCTTGGCGTGCCCCTGGCCGCCTGGGCCGCGATCTTCCTGGTCGACGTGTGGACGATCCGGCGCCGGGTCGGCTACGACGAGCGGGACCTCTACGACCCGAACGGCCGGCACGGCGCGTTCAACCCGGCCGGCATCGGCGCCTTCCTGGTCGCGACCTTCGTCGGGCTCGGCCTGGTCAACTCCACCAGCCCGGTCTTCTCGTGGGTGGGCTACCTGCTCCGCTTCGTGGGCGGCCGGGACGGCGCCCTCGGCGGCTCGAGCATCGGCCTGTTCGTGGGCTTCGTGGTCGCCGGGATCCTCTACGCCGTGCTCAGCCCGCTCGCGGCCCGCAGCCGCCGCAGCGCCGCCGCCACCCCCCGATGA
- a CDS encoding cupin domain-containing protein, translated as MPNSPAALRRCVGDVDRFVGERWARRVHHHRGEDFSDLLSLEHVDHIVATMALRAPAFRLVKQGQTLERASYTKTARVGSRSIDDLIDVGRVYRHFDDGATIVLQGLHRYWEPVTRFCRDLELALTHPVQANAYITPPVATGLKVHHDPHDVFALQTFGRKQWVTYEAGVTYEAGVTHEAGVTHEAGPRAAAGAAPALDVELVPGDALYLPKGTSHAARTVDVASVHLTIGIRTVVWRDVARRLLDQALDDPDLDEPLPAGFAHDPAALAGLAAARLPALAEAVARADAGAAARAESRRFWSGRAPVLTGHLQQLLELDRIDDGARLARRAGSACELMAGNGRLTVLLGDRELRMPSTLEPAMRVVASRDSFRVGELAPYLDLQGRLVLVRRLVREGLLTVAGG; from the coding sequence GTGCCGAACAGCCCCGCGGCGCTGCGGCGCTGCGTCGGGGACGTCGACCGCTTCGTTGGTGAGCGCTGGGCCCGGCGCGTTCACCACCACCGCGGCGAGGACTTCTCCGACCTGCTCTCGCTCGAGCACGTCGACCACATCGTCGCCACCATGGCGCTCCGGGCGCCGGCCTTCCGGCTGGTCAAGCAGGGGCAGACCCTCGAGCGGGCCTCCTACACCAAGACCGCCCGGGTCGGCTCACGGTCGATCGACGACCTGATTGACGTGGGCCGGGTCTACCGGCACTTCGACGACGGCGCCACCATCGTCCTGCAAGGCCTGCACCGCTACTGGGAGCCGGTGACCCGCTTCTGCCGCGACCTGGAGCTCGCGCTCACCCACCCGGTGCAGGCCAACGCCTACATCACCCCGCCCGTCGCCACCGGGCTGAAGGTGCACCACGACCCCCACGACGTCTTCGCGCTGCAGACCTTCGGCCGCAAGCAGTGGGTGACCTACGAGGCAGGCGTGACCTACGAGGCAGGCGTGACCCATGAGGCAGGCGTGACCCATGAGGCAGGGCCGCGTGCGGCGGCCGGCGCCGCCCCGGCGCTGGACGTCGAGCTGGTCCCGGGGGACGCGCTCTACCTGCCCAAGGGCACGTCCCACGCCGCCCGCACCGTGGACGTGGCCTCGGTGCACCTGACCATCGGGATCCGTACCGTGGTCTGGCGGGACGTGGCCCGGCGGCTGCTCGACCAGGCGCTCGACGACCCGGACCTGGACGAGCCACTCCCGGCCGGGTTCGCGCACGACCCCGCGGCCCTGGCAGGCCTGGCCGCTGCCCGGCTGCCCGCGCTGGCCGAGGCGGTCGCCCGCGCCGACGCGGGCGCTGCTGCCCGCGCGGAGTCGCGCCGGTTCTGGTCGGGCCGGGCGCCGGTGCTCACCGGGCACCTGCAGCAGCTCCTCGAGCTCGACCGGATCGACGACGGTGCCCGGCTCGCGCGCCGCGCCGGGTCGGCGTGCGAGCTGATGGCGGGCAACGGCCGGCTCACCGTGCTGCTCGGCGACCGCGAGCTGCGCATGCCGTCGACGCTGGAGCCGGCCATGCGGGTCGTGGCCAGCCGGGACAGCTTCCGCGTGGGCGAGCTGGCACCCTACCTCGACCTGCAAGGCAGGCTGGTGCTGGTCCGCCGGCTCGTCCGCGAGGGGTTGCTGACGGTCGCCGGTGGCTGA
- the glk gene encoding glucokinase, translating into MLLAGDVGGTKTVLGIYAEDRGPQRPLAIKTYPSAKYPSLDAIVREFLATVHVRVDRACFDVAGPVTAGRAELTNLPWTPLSEPALAGVLELRRVRLLNDLQAIALGITELPPRDLRTLHRRKPSPGGAIAVVAPGTGLGEAFLTWEADRYVPHPSEGGHCDFAPADEREADLLRHLRRRYGHVSWELVCSGLGIPNLYDFLAGTGFAREAEPVAGRLATAPDRTRAIVEAGMDPGSGSALCAETLRMFAGILGAEAGNLALTVLARGGIYLAGGIPPAILPLLRNGPFLPRLHAKGRLTQVVAAMPVHVVTGHAALVGAATAGLRDG; encoded by the coding sequence ATGCTGCTCGCCGGCGACGTGGGTGGCACCAAGACGGTCCTTGGGATCTATGCCGAGGACCGTGGGCCGCAACGGCCGCTGGCCATCAAGACCTATCCGTCCGCCAAGTACCCATCACTGGACGCGATCGTCCGGGAGTTCCTCGCCACCGTCCACGTACGGGTCGACCGGGCCTGCTTCGACGTGGCCGGTCCGGTCACGGCCGGCCGCGCGGAGCTGACCAACCTTCCCTGGACGCCCCTGTCGGAGCCCGCCCTGGCGGGGGTGCTCGAGCTGCGCCGGGTCAGGCTGCTCAACGACCTCCAGGCGATCGCGCTGGGCATCACCGAGCTGCCCCCCCGCGACCTGCGCACGCTGCATCGGCGCAAGCCCAGCCCGGGCGGCGCGATCGCGGTCGTCGCCCCGGGTACCGGGCTCGGCGAGGCGTTCCTGACCTGGGAGGCCGACCGCTACGTCCCCCACCCGTCCGAGGGTGGCCACTGCGACTTCGCGCCCGCCGACGAGCGCGAGGCCGACCTCCTCCGCCACCTGCGCCGGCGGTATGGCCACGTCAGCTGGGAGCTGGTCTGCTCGGGCCTTGGCATCCCCAACCTCTACGACTTCCTCGCCGGCACCGGGTTCGCGCGGGAGGCCGAACCTGTGGCCGGCAGGCTCGCGACCGCCCCGGACCGCACCCGCGCCATCGTGGAGGCTGGCATGGACCCGGGGTCGGGGTCGGCGCTGTGCGCCGAGACCCTGCGGATGTTCGCCGGCATCCTTGGGGCGGAGGCGGGCAACCTGGCCCTCACCGTGCTGGCCCGGGGCGGGATCTACCTCGCCGGCGGCATCCCCCCGGCCATCCTGCCGCTGCTCCGCAACGGCCCGTTCCTGCCCCGCCTGCACGCCAAGGGACGGCTGACCCAGGTGGTGGCGGCCATGCCGGTCCATGTCGTGACCGGCCACGCCGCGCTCGTCGGCGCCGCCACCGCGGGCCTGCGCGATGGCTGA
- a CDS encoding PaaI family thioesterase, which translates to MRLLGAHFDEERGDYVTGWFEVGADHHQPWGLVHGGVYTAIIETFATTGAYQAIKDRGQLAVGVTNVTDFLRPAREGRLNVVAEPIQQGRTQQLWQVVITRAQDGKAVARGQVRLQNVDAPGQA; encoded by the coding sequence ATGCGCCTGCTCGGTGCGCACTTTGACGAGGAGCGCGGAGATTACGTGACTGGCTGGTTCGAGGTCGGGGCCGACCATCACCAGCCATGGGGCTTGGTGCACGGCGGTGTGTACACCGCGATCATCGAGACCTTTGCCACCACCGGGGCCTACCAGGCGATCAAGGATCGCGGGCAGCTCGCTGTCGGCGTCACCAATGTGACCGACTTCCTGCGTCCCGCACGTGAGGGACGCCTCAACGTTGTTGCCGAACCGATCCAGCAAGGCCGCACCCAGCAGCTCTGGCAGGTCGTCATCACCCGCGCGCAGGACGGCAAGGCTGTGGCTCGCGGTCAGGTGCGTCTGCAGAACGTTGACGCACCTGGCCAGGCCTGA
- the argS gene encoding arginine--tRNA ligase, with translation MADPQVELGARLAAAIVDAFGDEWAGVDPVVRQSDFGDYQANVAMGLGKTLGRAPRDVAAQIVAHVDVGDICETAQVSGPGFVNLTLRDDWIASRASELLADVRLGVSPATRPETIVVDYSAPNVAKEMHVGHLRTTIIGDALTRVLGFLGHRVIRQNHIGDWGTPFGMLIEHLVDVGEGQAAAELSTGELTAFYQQASAKFKADEAFADRARRRVVALQRGEPATLRLWLVLVKGSERYFTTVYERLGVLLTRADSDPESFYNPALPEVAAELQAAGLATVSEGALCAFPPGFSSRDGRPLPLIIQKRDGGYGYSATDLAAVRFRVRELGAGRLVYVVGAPQALHFAMVFAVARQAGWLDSERGRAEHVACGSVLGTDGKMLRTRSGRPVKLAALLDEAVERAAEFLAARAELSSETQAAVARAAGIGAIKYADLSYHRERDYVFDWERMLSLDGNTAPYLQYANARIHSIFRRAGSDPGEIASTQLVPGHPAERALALRLLGFDNAVWNTADTLEPHRLCTYLHELATDFTGFYERCPVLGAEQESVTRSRLGLCALTSRILEKGLDLLGIEAPQEM, from the coding sequence ATGGCTGATCCGCAGGTCGAGCTTGGAGCTCGCCTTGCCGCCGCGATCGTGGACGCGTTCGGAGACGAATGGGCCGGCGTCGACCCGGTCGTCCGCCAATCGGACTTCGGCGACTACCAGGCGAACGTTGCGATGGGGCTCGGGAAGACGCTTGGACGGGCTCCGAGGGACGTGGCCGCCCAGATCGTGGCCCACGTGGATGTCGGCGACATCTGTGAGACCGCGCAGGTGAGTGGCCCGGGCTTCGTGAACCTGACGCTGCGAGATGACTGGATCGCCAGCAGGGCGAGCGAGCTGCTCGCCGACGTTCGCCTCGGAGTCTCGCCGGCCACGAGGCCGGAGACAATTGTCGTGGACTACTCCGCTCCCAATGTGGCCAAGGAAATGCATGTTGGCCACCTTCGCACCACGATCATCGGCGATGCCCTCACGCGCGTGCTCGGCTTCCTCGGCCACCGGGTCATTCGCCAGAACCACATCGGTGACTGGGGGACGCCGTTTGGCATGCTCATCGAGCATCTCGTCGACGTCGGCGAGGGGCAGGCGGCCGCCGAGCTGTCCACCGGCGAGCTCACTGCCTTCTACCAGCAGGCGAGCGCCAAGTTCAAAGCCGACGAGGCCTTTGCCGACCGTGCCAGGCGCCGTGTCGTGGCGCTGCAGCGGGGTGAGCCAGCGACGCTCCGGCTCTGGCTGGTCCTTGTGAAGGGCTCCGAGCGGTACTTCACCACGGTGTACGAGCGGCTTGGAGTGCTGCTCACGCGAGCCGACAGCGACCCGGAGAGCTTCTACAACCCCGCGCTGCCGGAGGTCGCCGCCGAGCTCCAAGCAGCCGGGCTGGCCACCGTCAGCGAGGGGGCGTTGTGCGCGTTTCCTCCTGGCTTCTCGAGCCGTGACGGCAGGCCGCTGCCCCTCATCATCCAGAAGCGCGACGGCGGGTATGGCTACAGCGCAACTGACCTCGCCGCCGTGCGCTTCCGAGTCCGTGAGCTGGGCGCGGGCAGGCTCGTCTATGTCGTCGGCGCGCCCCAGGCTCTGCACTTCGCTATGGTGTTCGCGGTCGCACGCCAGGCCGGGTGGCTGGACTCCGAGCGCGGCCGCGCCGAACATGTCGCTTGCGGTTCAGTTCTTGGTACTGACGGGAAGATGCTGCGAACCCGGAGCGGTCGGCCGGTCAAGCTTGCCGCCCTGCTGGACGAGGCGGTCGAGCGGGCCGCCGAGTTCCTCGCTGCACGCGCGGAGCTGAGCTCCGAGACCCAGGCCGCTGTGGCACGGGCAGCCGGCATCGGGGCCATCAAGTACGCCGACCTGTCCTACCACCGCGAACGTGACTACGTCTTCGACTGGGAGCGCATGCTCTCCCTCGACGGCAACACGGCTCCCTATCTCCAGTATGCCAACGCCAGGATTCACTCGATCTTCCGCCGGGCTGGCAGCGACCCAGGCGAGATCGCAAGCACCCAGCTCGTGCCTGGTCACCCGGCCGAGCGGGCGCTCGCCCTCAGGCTGCTCGGCTTCGACAATGCCGTGTGGAATACGGCCGACACCCTCGAGCCGCACCGGCTGTGCACCTATCTCCACGAGCTGGCTACCGACTTCACCGGGTTCTACGAGCGCTGTCCGGTGCTCGGCGCCGAGCAGGAATCTGTCACCCGCTCCCGCCTGGGGCTGTGCGCCCTGACCTCCAGAATTCTCGAAAAGGGTCTTGACCTGCTGGGCATCGAAGCTCCGCAAGAGATGTAG
- a CDS encoding trehalase family glycosidase: MAPELAWNTWDADHPACWMHLPSGLAVRVSAFSTRTGRATEFPFGPGTRLGPHLAGGQGYAEAELSHDGARLRVRFAGTRGGGAAGDVEVLETREWGLRFWFLVEVGFGADAPGGGRAPAGGVVRLREPEGAARYADPPVAVAEWPGGALAFAPSTRPVAAHLYDDRREAAAELEAHGYYHRPPARPEGRWAVYRFNAVTPKVAFAVAPGPDAGAAAAELGARAEGAPGVLAERAAVAGERTRAAAIRDVVAWNTVWDPVNARPYTAATRAWVSGKFGGWVVWQLDAFFNVLLAARAGDQATAHANLDAALALATDRGNLAALRSGRTDWVDRSHPPIGALAAWSLHEATGDRSVLERAYPVLARAHRWWFEARDGNRNGLLEYGSSPVGDGHFVHTKLAAMDESAMDNSPVHDEAGFDPGSHTLDTEDVGLNSLLVLDGELLARIAALLGRPGESAALAAGAADLAARVRATLWDAGRGIYANRRWDGRFARSLAPTSFYPLLAGIATPEQAAAMVRGHLLDPGRFGGPWPVAGTSHDDPASLDNVYWRGRVWPCFNFLVYRGLRRYRFDEAAAGLAARSVALFERGWAERRSFENFNQRTGEGGDSVDADPFYSWGALLPLLGELDLLDQDPWDGLVAGSAGAGPGRAELPAPAGTWRVELAEDATCLRLDGEVVLEAGFRGRLRHLRLAGGDARLTVPPLPRPGVLRVRVRGELAEATLPPSPVERQLRLGRDAGSTRLEVVDEARLEVVEEAR, encoded by the coding sequence GTGGCACCCGAGCTGGCATGGAACACCTGGGACGCGGACCATCCTGCGTGCTGGATGCACCTGCCGAGCGGGCTGGCCGTGCGCGTCTCGGCCTTCAGCACCCGCACCGGGCGTGCCACCGAGTTCCCGTTCGGCCCCGGGACTCGCCTCGGCCCGCATCTGGCCGGCGGCCAGGGCTACGCCGAGGCCGAGCTGTCCCACGACGGCGCCCGCCTGCGGGTGCGGTTCGCCGGGACCCGGGGCGGCGGCGCGGCCGGGGACGTCGAGGTGCTCGAGACCCGCGAGTGGGGGCTGCGGTTCTGGTTCCTGGTCGAGGTCGGCTTCGGCGCGGACGCACCCGGTGGCGGGCGCGCACCCGCAGGCGGGGTGGTCCGCCTCCGCGAGCCGGAGGGGGCCGCCCGGTACGCGGACCCGCCTGTGGCCGTGGCCGAGTGGCCGGGCGGTGCGCTCGCGTTCGCCCCGTCGACCCGGCCGGTCGCCGCCCACCTCTACGACGACCGGCGCGAGGCAGCCGCCGAGCTGGAGGCGCACGGCTACTACCACCGGCCGCCGGCCCGGCCCGAGGGGCGCTGGGCGGTCTACCGGTTCAACGCGGTCACCCCCAAGGTCGCGTTCGCCGTGGCCCCCGGCCCGGACGCGGGCGCGGCAGCGGCGGAGCTGGGCGCGCGGGCCGAAGGCGCGCCCGGGGTCCTGGCCGAGCGGGCGGCCGTGGCCGGGGAGCGGACCCGCGCGGCGGCCATCCGCGACGTGGTCGCCTGGAACACCGTCTGGGACCCGGTCAACGCCCGGCCCTACACGGCGGCCACCCGGGCCTGGGTCAGCGGGAAGTTCGGCGGCTGGGTCGTGTGGCAGCTCGACGCCTTCTTCAACGTGCTCCTGGCCGCCCGCGCCGGCGACCAGGCCACGGCCCACGCCAACCTCGACGCGGCGCTCGCCCTGGCCACCGACCGGGGCAACCTGGCCGCCCTGCGCAGCGGGCGCACCGACTGGGTGGACCGCTCCCACCCCCCGATCGGGGCCCTGGCCGCCTGGTCGCTGCATGAGGCCACCGGCGACCGCTCGGTGCTCGAGCGCGCCTACCCGGTGCTGGCCCGCGCCCACCGCTGGTGGTTCGAGGCCCGGGACGGCAACCGCAACGGCCTGCTCGAGTACGGCTCCTCCCCGGTCGGCGACGGCCACTTCGTGCACACCAAGCTCGCGGCCATGGACGAGTCCGCGATGGACAACTCCCCCGTCCACGACGAGGCCGGCTTCGACCCGGGCAGCCACACCCTGGACACCGAGGACGTCGGGCTGAACAGCCTGCTGGTGCTCGACGGGGAGCTGCTGGCCCGGATCGCCGCCCTGCTCGGCCGGCCCGGGGAGTCGGCGGCGCTCGCCGCCGGCGCCGCCGACCTCGCCGCCAGGGTCCGGGCCACCCTGTGGGACGCCGGGCGGGGCATCTACGCCAACCGGCGCTGGGACGGCCGCTTCGCCCGCAGCCTCGCCCCGACCAGCTTCTACCCGCTGCTGGCCGGCATCGCCACCCCCGAGCAGGCGGCCGCGATGGTGCGCGGGCACCTGCTCGACCCGGGCCGGTTCGGCGGCCCCTGGCCGGTCGCCGGCACCTCCCACGACGACCCGGCCTCGCTGGACAACGTGTACTGGCGTGGCCGGGTCTGGCCCTGCTTCAACTTCCTCGTCTACCGCGGGCTGCGCCGCTACCGGTTCGACGAGGCCGCCGCCGGGCTGGCCGCGCGCAGCGTGGCACTGTTCGAGCGGGGCTGGGCCGAGCGGCGCTCGTTCGAGAACTTCAACCAGCGCACCGGGGAGGGCGGCGACTCGGTGGACGCCGACCCCTTCTACAGCTGGGGGGCGCTGCTGCCCCTGCTCGGCGAGCTGGACCTGCTCGACCAGGACCCGTGGGACGGGCTGGTGGCCGGCAGCGCCGGGGCCGGGCCGGGACGGGCCGAGCTGCCCGCCCCTGCCGGCACCTGGCGGGTCGAGCTGGCCGAGGACGCCACCTGCCTGCGGCTGGACGGGGAGGTGGTGCTGGAGGCGGGCTTCCGGGGCCGGCTCCGGCACCTCCGGCTGGCCGGCGGCGACGCCCGCCTGACCGTCCCGCCCCTGCCCCGCCCGGGGGTCCTCCGGGTCCGGGTACGGGGCGAGCTGGCCGAGGCGACGCTCCCGCCCAGCCCGGTCGAGCGGCAGCTGCGGCTGGGTCGCGACGCCGGCTCGACCCGGCTCGAGGTCGTCGACGAGGCCCGGCTCGAGGTCGTCGAGGAGGCGCGCTGA
- a CDS encoding cysteine hydrolase has product MTTAGASGEGLGPAGAPGPTAGAPGGAGPLLVVVDMQRVFGEPSSPWYTPGFDSVVKPVRQLVAVFEHRVAFTRFLVPEVPEGSWTGYYELWPFAREAAAAPLLDLVPPFAGAPHPLVEKPTFSKWGPELRALAGESGTLVLCGVATDCCVIATAMAAADAGMYVRVVADACRGVDAAAHERALAVMAGFPPQIELTTVERELTTVEGELSPGPPGSG; this is encoded by the coding sequence ATGACCACGGCGGGCGCATCCGGGGAGGGGCTCGGGCCGGCGGGGGCGCCAGGCCCCACGGCGGGCGCGCCCGGCGGGGCTGGCCCGCTGCTCGTGGTGGTCGACATGCAGCGGGTGTTCGGCGAGCCGTCAAGCCCCTGGTACACGCCCGGGTTCGACTCGGTCGTGAAGCCGGTGCGCCAGCTCGTGGCCGTCTTCGAGCACCGGGTCGCGTTCACCCGCTTCCTGGTCCCCGAGGTCCCCGAGGGAAGCTGGACCGGCTACTACGAGCTGTGGCCGTTCGCCCGCGAGGCCGCGGCAGCGCCGCTGCTCGACCTGGTGCCGCCGTTCGCCGGCGCCCCGCACCCGCTGGTCGAGAAGCCGACCTTCTCCAAGTGGGGCCCGGAGCTGCGCGCCCTGGCGGGGGAGTCGGGCACACTCGTGTTGTGCGGGGTGGCCACCGACTGCTGCGTGATCGCCACCGCCATGGCCGCGGCCGACGCCGGCATGTACGTGCGCGTGGTCGCCGACGCCTGCCGTGGGGTCGACGCCGCCGCCCACGAGCGTGCCCTGGCCGTGATGGCCGGATTCCCGCCCCAGATCGAGCTGACCACGGTCGAGCGGGAGCTGACCACGGTCGAAGGGGAGCTGTCGCCTGGCCCGCCAGGAAGCGGGTGA
- a CDS encoding sucrase ferredoxin, producing MAERFRCSEVSRAKNEPRYGTASTVRRWILVEEPGPWGRDAVRDSRLLGGAGPALKALAQALGARVLLIRRHGRSDPAERTCLVACTTVDTSRVERFVFRTAADLLDLDWAPLVRDGPVGGDPVSRPVYLVCTNGRHDLCCAERGRRLAAALAPAVGDGLWESSHFGGDRFAGSLICLHHGLYYGQVEPERGPGVAAAYAEGRIDLEHYRGRSCHPFVVQAADFFVREREGLLGLDDLVWERRVGLDAGNAVVPFTDRSGRRLTATVEVRPDPEGQLLSCSASTWSHPPRYRLVGLETTP from the coding sequence GTGGCTGAGCGGTTCCGCTGCTCCGAGGTGTCACGGGCCAAGAACGAGCCGCGCTACGGGACCGCCTCGACCGTCCGGCGCTGGATCCTGGTGGAGGAGCCCGGTCCGTGGGGCCGGGACGCCGTGCGCGACAGCCGCCTGCTCGGCGGGGCGGGGCCGGCCCTGAAGGCGCTCGCGCAGGCCCTCGGCGCCCGGGTCCTGCTCATCCGCAGGCACGGACGGTCGGACCCGGCCGAGCGGACCTGCCTGGTCGCCTGCACCACGGTGGACACCAGCCGGGTCGAGCGGTTCGTCTTCCGCACCGCCGCCGACCTGCTCGACCTCGACTGGGCCCCGCTGGTACGTGACGGGCCGGTCGGCGGCGACCCGGTCAGCCGGCCCGTGTACCTGGTGTGCACCAACGGGCGCCACGACCTGTGCTGCGCCGAGCGGGGCCGCCGGCTGGCCGCCGCGCTCGCGCCAGCGGTCGGCGACGGCCTCTGGGAGTCCTCCCACTTCGGCGGCGACCGCTTCGCCGGCAGCCTAATCTGCCTGCACCATGGGCTGTACTACGGGCAGGTGGAGCCCGAGCGAGGGCCGGGGGTCGCCGCCGCCTACGCCGAGGGGCGCATCGACCTGGAGCACTACCGCGGCCGCTCCTGCCACCCGTTCGTGGTCCAGGCGGCCGACTTCTTCGTGCGCGAGCGGGAGGGTCTGCTCGGGCTGGACGACCTGGTCTGGGAGCGGCGCGTCGGGCTCGACGCGGGCAACGCGGTGGTCCCGTTCACCGACCGGTCCGGCCGGCGGCTCACCGCCACCGTCGAGGTCCGCCCCGACCCGGAGGGCCAGCTCCTCTCCTGCAGTGCCTCTACCTGGTCCCACCCGCCCCGGTACCGCCTGGTAGGCCTGGAAACGACCCCCTGA